In one Candidatus Nitronereus thalassa genomic region, the following are encoded:
- a CDS encoding polysaccharide biosynthesis/export family protein, protein MKMLKVLCVGLAICGCSGVGASWANSGQMGAAGVSQFIVTNDYIIGPQDVLEISVWRNPDLSRQVTVRPDGRISLPLIGDVKAVGGTTGQLKDAITEKLKEYKENPTVAIVVQQVNSYFIYVQGAVGSQGRYPLLTKTSLIQALTLAGGLAPDAVRSRVVVFRMSGEGSEPQRIMVNYDDIVLRGAENFELQPGDTIVVPSETMVLLP, encoded by the coding sequence ATGAAAATGCTGAAGGTACTGTGTGTGGGGTTGGCGATCTGTGGATGTTCGGGAGTGGGGGCAAGTTGGGCCAATTCTGGACAGATGGGGGCCGCAGGTGTTTCCCAGTTTATTGTCACCAATGATTACATTATTGGGCCGCAAGATGTGTTGGAAATCAGCGTGTGGAGAAATCCTGATCTCTCACGTCAAGTAACGGTCCGACCCGATGGTCGGATTTCATTGCCGTTGATTGGGGATGTCAAAGCCGTGGGTGGGACTACTGGACAATTGAAAGATGCGATTACGGAAAAACTTAAAGAGTACAAAGAAAATCCCACTGTAGCGATTGTGGTTCAACAGGTGAATAGTTATTTCATTTATGTCCAAGGCGCTGTCGGAAGTCAGGGGCGTTACCCGTTGCTGACCAAAACGTCTTTGATTCAAGCGCTAACGCTTGCTGGAGGTCTGGCTCCCGATGCGGTTCGAAGCCGGGTGGTTGTATTTCGAATGAGTGGCGAAGGCAGTGAACCACAACGGATTATGGTGAATTATGACGATATCGTGTTGCGTGGCGCTGAAAACTTTGAGCTTCAACCCGGCGATACTATTGTGGTGCCATCCGAAACGATGGTGTTGTTACCGTAA
- a CDS encoding polymer-forming cytoskeletal protein, whose product MNSTTDLEKESTTFMSSMKPDNFSRHSNQGGTGMDQTNVAAFIGHGVEFKGVIRYEGNVRIDGQLDGEVHANGTLYLGEQAVLTAKISAQAVISKGQITGDITAREKVQLLAPAVVDGSVLTPSLLMEEGVTFNGTLEMMSSTAEYKKPKISYPSTTDRESSNSQKDNRTGKEMALQG is encoded by the coding sequence ATGAATTCGACAACTGATTTGGAAAAGGAATCCACAACATTCATGTCATCAATGAAACCAGATAACTTTTCCCGCCACAGCAACCAGGGAGGAACAGGAATGGACCAGACTAATGTCGCAGCATTTATAGGGCACGGGGTCGAATTTAAAGGAGTCATTCGATACGAAGGCAATGTTCGTATTGATGGACAACTGGATGGAGAAGTTCATGCTAATGGAACGCTCTACCTAGGAGAACAAGCCGTCTTAACAGCAAAGATTAGTGCTCAGGCCGTCATTAGCAAAGGTCAGATTACCGGTGATATTACCGCTCGAGAAAAAGTGCAATTGCTGGCACCCGCCGTCGTTGATGGATCCGTCTTGACTCCCTCTCTTCTCATGGAAGAAGGGGTCACTTTCAATGGGACATTAGAAATGATGTCTTCGACAGCTGAGTATAAAAAGCCCAAGATTTCATATCCCTCAACCACAGACCGGGAATCTTCCAATTCACAAAAGGACAACCGGACAGGCAAAGAGATGGCTCTTCAGGGATAA
- a CDS encoding polymer-forming cytoskeletal protein yields the protein MWGEKVKKRETIFDEQHYTFLGKGVDFKGTAQFEGTVRVDGRFEGEMHTDDTLIIGEHAVIKGNISGNVVVSGGKVQGNITAHQRVQLFNPAVVIGDIRTPNFSMEEGVSFQGLCDMGLTNLDQFDLKRQETISNSNGTTGKKYEKNGKNSDEKEWEAKHLAHL from the coding sequence ATGTGGGGTGAAAAAGTCAAAAAACGCGAAACGATTTTTGATGAACAGCATTATACTTTTCTTGGAAAAGGGGTGGACTTTAAAGGCACTGCTCAATTCGAAGGTACCGTCCGGGTCGATGGTCGTTTCGAAGGAGAAATGCATACCGATGACACCCTCATCATCGGTGAACATGCTGTGATTAAGGGAAATATTTCCGGCAACGTGGTGGTGAGTGGAGGGAAAGTTCAAGGGAATATCACTGCTCACCAACGAGTCCAGCTCTTTAACCCCGCCGTAGTCATTGGAGACATTCGCACACCCAATTTCTCCATGGAAGAAGGAGTCAGCTTTCAGGGCTTATGTGATATGGGACTCACAAACCTCGATCAATTTGACCTGAAGCGCCAAGAAACCATCAGTAACTCAAACGGAACAACTGGCAAAAAATATGAGAAAAATGGGAAAAATTCTGATGAAAAAGAGTGGGAAGCGAAGCATCTTGCCCATTTGTGA
- a CDS encoding ElyC/SanA/YdcF family protein translates to MYLFKKIFSRLFFPVPLSLELIWVGLILVWLRPQRQMGKWILSGGVVIFTLLSFHPISNALLEPLESQYLPLKVQSPNAGESIVETRHVKWVVVLSGGGAERPGYPLASQLSSATVLRLVEGIALYQKLPGVKMLISGSTGEAVLMHQFVLTFGVPREDVVVESNSRDTKDQSRFIADIVEKEALVLVTEASHMPRSMALFRKQGLSPIAAPVGHRIGQSTEFQWWDLVPSAESLKVAERAFYEYLGLGWAALRGQI, encoded by the coding sequence ATGTATCTGTTCAAAAAAATCTTCTCTCGGTTGTTTTTTCCTGTTCCGCTGAGTCTTGAATTGATTTGGGTTGGGCTCATTCTGGTTTGGTTACGCCCACAGCGCCAGATGGGAAAATGGATTCTTAGCGGTGGAGTTGTGATCTTCACTCTATTGAGTTTTCATCCCATATCCAATGCCCTGCTTGAACCTTTGGAGTCCCAATACCTTCCTTTGAAGGTACAATCACCAAATGCAGGTGAATCCATTGTGGAAACACGACATGTTAAATGGGTTGTTGTCTTGTCTGGTGGTGGAGCAGAAAGGCCTGGTTACCCTCTGGCGAGCCAACTCTCGAGTGCTACGGTACTTCGTCTTGTTGAAGGGATTGCCCTTTATCAAAAGCTTCCAGGAGTAAAAATGCTCATTTCAGGGTCTACGGGGGAAGCCGTTTTGATGCATCAGTTTGTGCTGACTTTTGGTGTGCCGAGAGAAGATGTTGTTGTAGAATCTAATTCTCGTGATACCAAAGATCAGTCACGTTTTATTGCCGACATTGTGGAAAAAGAAGCACTGGTATTGGTGACCGAAGCCTCACATATGCCACGGTCAATGGCCTTGTTTCGCAAGCAGGGTCTTTCGCCAATTGCGGCTCCAGTTGGCCACAGGATTGGTCAAAGTACTGAATTCCAGTGGTGGGATCTTGTTCCTAGCGCGGAGTCATTAAAAGTCGCGGAGCGAGCGTTCTATGAATACTTGGGCTTGGGATGGGCAGCTTTGCGGGGTCAGATATAG
- a CDS encoding FMN-dependent NADH-azoreductase, with the protein MAKLLYIDSSIGKERSAPMLDVGKVFLDAYQETHLNDQLEKINVWDANLEPLDEITLDASYAIIHRMNHTPAQAAAWESIVKMVSQFKSADKYLFAVPMWHLGIPYRLKHYLDLLLHPGQTFQFLLGENPQGLITGKPAAVIYSRFDGYQNGSGFENYKSQKRFMEKALSLIGFTKIHSIVVVEPMPGAHQCSDPENSRAKDLAIRMATSF; encoded by the coding sequence ATGGCCAAATTACTCTACATTGATTCTTCGATTGGAAAAGAACGTTCAGCACCGATGTTGGATGTGGGAAAAGTGTTTTTAGATGCCTATCAAGAAACACACCTGAATGATCAACTTGAAAAAATCAATGTGTGGGATGCCAACCTAGAGCCTCTGGATGAGATTACGTTAGATGCTAGCTATGCCATCATTCATCGCATGAATCATACGCCTGCGCAGGCGGCTGCGTGGGAAAGTATTGTGAAAATGGTCAGTCAGTTTAAGTCAGCAGATAAGTATTTATTTGCTGTCCCGATGTGGCATTTAGGAATCCCTTACCGACTCAAACATTATCTGGACTTGTTGCTTCATCCTGGCCAGACATTTCAATTTTTGCTTGGAGAAAATCCTCAAGGGCTGATTACGGGGAAACCCGCAGCGGTGATTTATTCACGGTTTGACGGATATCAAAATGGTTCGGGATTTGAAAATTATAAATCACAAAAGCGGTTCATGGAAAAAGCTTTGAGTCTCATTGGGTTTACGAAGATTCATTCTATTGTGGTTGTTGAGCCCATGCCCGGCGCCCATCAATGTTCTGACCCTGAGAATTCTCGAGCCAAAGATCTTGCCATCCGAATGGCCACAAGTTTCTAG
- a CDS encoding aminopeptidase P family protein, with protein sequence MSTESKIRVQKLRSELAKQGLSGFIVPHADEYQNEYLPACAERLAWLTGFTGSAGTAVVLVDQAVVFVDGRYVLQVRNQIDLEIFDPQHISEISIKEWLHSVLKRGDKLGYDPWLHTPKDLKSLREGCARIKAELVPCQPNPIDIIWSDRPESPRARVIPHSIRYAGQSSEEKRRDLAKGLKEDRIDVAVLTAPDSIAWLFNIRGGDVSHTPLPLSFACLRSDESAMLFLDSQKVSAELRDHLGPGVHVVPGEEFRHTLEHLGRDRCRVLCDPQRTASFIFDQLEKYGAEIVEGKDPCILPKARKNSVEVEGSREAHIRDGAAVCDFLAWLAAEAPLGKLTEVAVQDYLDACREQQALWKDQSFPTISAAGSNGAIVHYRATEASNRALAPGCLYLVDSGGQYLDGTTDITRTVAIGTPTQEQRDCYTRVLKGHIALATAVFPKGTTGTQLDTLARQPLWEVGLDYDHGTGHGVGSYLGVHEGPQRIAKAPSTVALEKGMIVSNEPGYYKAGEFGIRLENLVLAVSTPSFGQSDREWLAFETLTVVPFDRTLINCSLLTSKEIDWVNTYHDRVRVTLSPLVQSRTKTWLDDATKGLL encoded by the coding sequence ATGAGTACTGAGTCGAAGATTCGTGTTCAGAAATTACGTTCGGAATTGGCTAAGCAGGGCTTGTCCGGATTCATCGTTCCGCATGCGGATGAGTATCAAAATGAATATCTTCCCGCATGTGCTGAACGGTTAGCCTGGCTCACGGGATTTACCGGGTCGGCAGGCACGGCGGTGGTGTTGGTAGACCAGGCCGTAGTGTTTGTGGATGGCCGTTATGTTTTACAGGTGCGAAATCAAATAGACCTGGAGATTTTTGATCCTCAACATATCTCAGAAATTTCCATCAAGGAATGGTTGCACTCCGTCCTGAAGCGTGGAGACAAACTTGGGTATGATCCTTGGCTACACACGCCGAAGGATCTTAAGTCGCTCCGGGAAGGGTGTGCCCGCATCAAGGCTGAACTGGTCCCTTGCCAGCCCAACCCGATTGATATCATCTGGTCTGATCGGCCTGAGAGCCCCCGGGCTCGAGTGATTCCCCATTCGATTCGTTATGCAGGCCAGTCCTCTGAGGAGAAACGGAGGGATCTAGCCAAAGGACTTAAGGAGGATCGGATTGATGTGGCGGTATTGACCGCTCCGGATTCCATTGCTTGGCTTTTTAATATTCGAGGGGGGGATGTCTCGCACACCCCCCTGCCACTGAGTTTTGCGTGCTTGCGAAGTGATGAATCGGCCATGCTGTTTCTTGACAGTCAAAAGGTCTCTGCAGAATTACGAGATCATCTTGGGCCTGGCGTTCACGTGGTTCCTGGGGAAGAATTCAGACACACTTTGGAACATCTGGGACGAGATCGCTGCCGAGTGTTGTGTGATCCACAACGAACGGCCAGTTTCATTTTTGATCAACTAGAAAAATATGGTGCCGAGATTGTCGAGGGCAAAGATCCATGTATTTTACCAAAGGCCAGAAAAAATTCGGTTGAAGTAGAGGGTTCCAGAGAGGCGCATATTCGTGATGGTGCCGCGGTGTGTGACTTTCTGGCTTGGCTGGCGGCGGAGGCTCCCCTGGGAAAATTGACTGAGGTGGCTGTTCAAGATTATCTCGACGCATGTCGTGAACAGCAAGCGCTATGGAAAGATCAGAGTTTTCCCACTATTTCTGCGGCAGGGTCCAACGGTGCCATTGTGCATTATCGGGCTACAGAGGCTTCTAATCGAGCGCTCGCACCAGGTTGCTTATATCTGGTGGACTCTGGTGGGCAATACTTGGATGGGACAACGGATATTACCCGCACCGTGGCTATTGGAACTCCGACACAGGAGCAGCGGGATTGCTACACAAGGGTCTTGAAAGGCCATATAGCTCTAGCGACTGCCGTCTTTCCCAAAGGTACGACCGGCACTCAACTTGATACCTTAGCCCGACAACCCCTATGGGAAGTCGGATTGGATTATGATCACGGAACTGGCCATGGGGTCGGGAGTTATCTGGGGGTTCATGAAGGACCCCAAAGAATTGCCAAAGCCCCCAGCACAGTGGCACTAGAGAAGGGGATGATTGTTTCCAATGAGCCGGGTTATTATAAAGCTGGAGAATTTGGAATTCGCTTGGAAAATCTGGTTCTGGCGGTATCGACCCCTTCTTTTGGTCAATCGGACCGCGAATGGTTAGCTTTCGAGACCCTGACTGTGGTTCCGTTTGATCGCACTCTGATCAATTGTTCCTTACTTACCTCCAAGGAAATAGATTGGGTGAACACCTATCATGACCGAGTTCGAGTCACTCTTTCCCCCCTTGTTCAGTCCCGGACAAAAACTTGGTTGGATGATGCCACGAAGGGATTGTTATAG
- a CDS encoding STAS domain-containing protein has product MHITEHIHDGVWILKVSGRLNFYSRKTFQAVMRNAERGSTDHVIIDLSQVDFVDSVGIGLLALSQARLALQGMVMSLVGPRPAVKKILDVANIPKLIPVYKTEAEAIGLPVSA; this is encoded by the coding sequence ATGCACATTACTGAACATATTCATGATGGTGTTTGGATTCTGAAAGTTTCGGGACGTTTGAATTTCTATTCCCGTAAGACGTTCCAGGCTGTGATGCGCAACGCCGAACGTGGTTCCACGGATCATGTGATCATTGATCTTTCCCAAGTCGATTTCGTCGATAGCGTGGGTATTGGGTTATTAGCACTTTCCCAAGCCCGATTGGCATTGCAGGGCATGGTGATGAGCCTTGTTGGACCTCGACCCGCAGTGAAAAAGATCCTGGATGTGGCGAATATTCCTAAACTCATCCCTGTCTATAAAACCGAAGCCGAGGCCATAGGCCTTCCAGTTTCCGCTTAA